A single Vidua chalybeata isolate OUT-0048 chromosome 20, bVidCha1 merged haplotype, whole genome shotgun sequence DNA region contains:
- the SLC46A1 gene encoding proton-coupled folate transporter: MAAMAAPPPAEPPVPPGRRRLSLLAVEPLLFLATVSLGLQGPLATQYLWDRLGAEHGYSDRNSTDSSGCGDGNATADPLRQEVEALVSHWNLYINLGGFFVSLFSVTLFGAWSDSVGRRPALILPCAGMALQTAIYLLVMYLELHVAFFLLGRILSGLTGDYNLILASCFSYVADTSERRARTFRVAVLEACLGTAGMVASIGGGQWRKAQGYINPFWLAFAASLAATLYAAFFLRESVKQKKAAKVFTLSHYKAVYRLYTAPEHPSSRWKLALYSLAFFLIVTVHFGAKDIYVVYELGFPLCWASDLIGYGSAASYLAYLSSLAGLRLLQLCLEDTWVAEIGLISNIAGLVVISLATTTPLMFTGYGILFLSMAATPVIRSKLSKLVSETEQGALFASVACVEGLCSLVSTGVFNSLYPATLHFMRGFPFLFGAIILLIPAAILGWIQIWDSKHDYNHFQDASPSPAKD; the protein is encoded by the exons ATGGCCGCCATggccgctccgccgcccgccgagcccccggtgccccccggcCGGCGCCGCCTGTCGCTGCTCGCCGTGGAGCCGCTGCTCTTCCTGGCCACCGTGtcgctggggctgcagggcccaCTGGCCACCCAGTACCTGTGGGACCGGCTGGGAGCCGAGCACGGCTACAGCGACCGCAACAGCACCGACTCCTCCGGCTGCGGGGACGGCAACGCCACCGCCGACCCCCTGCGACag GAGGTGGAAGCACTGGTGTCCCACTGGAACCTCTACATCAACCTGGGAGGTTTCTTTGTCAGCCTGTTCTCCGTGACTCTCTTCGGCGCATGGAGTGACAGCGTGGGCCGGCGCCCGGCGCTCATCCTGCCGTGCGCGGGCATGGCCCTGCAGACAGCCATCTACCTGCTGGTCATGTACCTGGAGCTGCACGTCGCCTTCTTCCTCCTGGGACGCATCCTGAGCGGCCTCACGGGCGACTACAACCTGATCCTGGCCAGCTGCTTCTCCTACGTGGCCGACACCAGCGAGCGTCGCGCGCGGACGTTCCGGGTGGCCGTCCTCGAGGCGTGCCTGGGCACCGCGGGCATGGTGGCCAGCATCGGCGGTGGCCAGTGGCGCAAGGCCCAGGGCTACATCAACCCCTTCTGGCTGGCCTTTGCTGCCAGCCTTGCCGCCACTCTCTACGCCGCTTTCTTCCTCCGGGAGTCGGTGAAGCAGAAGAAGGCGGCCAAGGTGTTCACGCTCAGCCACTACAAGGCTGTGTACAGGCTGTACACGGCCCCGGAGCACCCGAGCTCCAGGTGGAAGCTGGCTCTGTACTCCCTGGCTTTCTTTCTGATTGTCACGGTGCATTTTGGAGCCAAGGACATCTATGTTGTGTATGAGCTCggcttccctctgtgctgggcctCTGATCTCATCGGGTACGGCTCGGCCGCCAGCTACCTGGCTTACCTGAGCAGCCTGGcggggctgaggctgctgcagctctgccttgagGACACCTGGGTGGCAGAGATAGGATTGATCTCCAACATTGCTGGGCTGGTGGTGATTTCCCTTGCTACCACAACGCCACTGATGTTTACAG GTTACGGAATTCTGTTCCTTTCCATGGCAGCCACTCCAGTCATCAGATCCAAGCTCTCCAAGCTGGTCAGTGAGACAGAACAAG GTGCTCTCTTTGCTTCTGTTGCCTGTGTGGAAGGGCTGTGTTCACTCGTGTCTACAGGAGTGTTCAACTCTCTCTACCCTGCCACCTTGCACTTCATGAGGGGATTCCCATTTCTCTTTGGGGCTATAATCCTCCTTATTCCAGCAGCTATCCTTGG GTGGATACAAATCTGGGATTCAAAACACGACTACAACCACTTCCAAGATGCTTCCCCGTCCCCCGCAAAAGACTGA
- the SLC13A2 gene encoding solute carrier family 13 member 2 isoform X2 produces MAFSWQAVLACRKYLIVVLVPLVFLPLPLVLPTKEALCGYVIIVMALFWCTEALPLAVTALLPVLLFPLMNIMDSTTVCQEYLKDTNMLFLGGLVMAIAIETWNLHKRVALRVLLITGVRPALLLMGFMVVTAFLSMWISNTATTAMMVPIAQAVMEQLHKSETESGTPGQVKKVNGLEVVFSSGKRNEEVEQKHLKLSKGMSLCICYSSSIGGIATLTGTTPNLVLQGQINDIYKDNGGIINFASWFSFAFPTMVLLLLLAWTWLQILYLGFNFKKNFGCGASPAAKAKEQQAYEIIKEESKKLGKMNFAEIEVSILFILLVVLWFTREPGFIPGWATVLFNKDNKSYVTDATVALFIAMLLFILPSGFSNQDRDQEQTGESLKHHKSPFRAPPPLLDWKVVQEKMPWNIVFLLGGGFALAKGSEESGLSAWLGTKLTPLQSIPHPAIAFLLCLLIATFTECTSNVATTTLFLPILASMAEAICLNPLYVMLPCTLSASLAFMLPVATPPNAIVFSYGQLRVIDMAKAGFVLNILGVLTITLAINTWTSSLFQLQTFPSWANRTGTCL; encoded by the exons ATGGCTTTCTcctggcaggcagtgctggcctgCAGGAAATACCTCATCGTCGTCCTGGTACCCCTCGTGtttctccctctgcctctggTTCTGCCCACCAAG GAGGCACTGTGTGGCTATGTGATCATAGTGATGGCACTTTTCTGGTGCACAGAAGCCCTGCCTCTGGCTgtcacagctctcctgcccgTCCTGCTCTTCCCACTAATGAATATCATGGATTCAACGACA GTCTGTCAGGAGTACTTGAAGGACACCAACATGCTCTTTTTGGGGGGCCTGGTGATGGCCATTGCCATCGAGACCTGGAACCTGCACAAGCGAGTGGCTCTGAGGGTCCTGCTGATCACTGGTGTCAGGCCAGCCCT ACTCCTGATGGGTTTCATGGTGGTGACAGCTTTCCTGTCCATGTGGATCAGCAACACAGCCACCACTGCCATGATGGTCCCCATAGCACAGGCGGTGATGGAGCAGCTGCACAAGTCAGAAACTGAGTCTGGCACCCCTGGCCAAGT GAAAAAGGTGAATGGGTTGGAGGTGGTTTTCTCTTCAGG gaagagaaatgaagagGTTGAGCAGAAACACTTGAAGCTGTCCAAGGGAATGTCCCTCTGCATTTGTTACTCATCCAGCATTGGAGGGATCGCCACTCTGACTGGGACAACTCCAAATCTGGTGCTGCAAGGACAAATTAATGA CATCTATAAAGACAATGGTGGCATCATCAACTTTGCCTCCTGGTTCTCCTTCGCCTTCCCCACCAtggtgttgctgctgcttttggcGTGGACGTGGCTGCAGATCCTCTACTTGGGCTTCAA ttttaaGAAGAATTTTGGTTGTGGTGCCAGTCCTGCTGCCAAGGCTAAGGAGCAACAGGCCTATGAAATCATCAAGGAAGAGAGCAAGAAACTGGGCAAAATGAACTTTGCAGAAATAGAAGTTTCAATCCTCTTCATTCTCCTGGTGGTGTTGTGGTTTACAAGAGAACCTGGGTTCATCCCAGGCTGGGCAACAGTTCTCTTCAACAAAGACAATAAAAG CTATGTCACCGATGCTACCGTCGCCCTCTTCATTGCAATGTTGCTCTTCATCCTCCCTTCTGGCTTTTCCAACCAGGACAGAGACCAAGAGCAAACAGGTGAGTCACTGAAGCACCACAAATCGCCT TTCCGGGCACCTCCACCCCTCCTGGACTGGAAAGTCGTCCAGGAGAAGATGCCGTGGAACATCGTGTTCCTGCTGGGAGGTGGCTTTGCCTTGGCCAAAGGCAGTGAG GAATCTGGTCTGTCTGCGTGGCTGGGCACCAAACTGACCCCTCTGCAGAGCATCCCTCACCCAGCCATTGCCTTCCTGCTGTGCCTCCTCATCGCCACCTTCACCGAGTGCACCAGCAACGTGGCCACCACCACCCTCTTCCTCCCCATTCTGGCTTCAATG GCTGAAGCAATTTGCCTCAACCCTCTCTATGTCATGCTGCCCTGCACACTCTCTGCATCGCTGGCCTTCATGCTCCCCGTGGCAACTCCTCCCAATGCCATTGTCTTCTCCTATGGACAGCTCAGGGTTATTGATatg GCCAAAGCTGGGTTTGTACTCAACATTCTGGGAGTGCTGACCATAACTCTGGCCATCAACACCTGGACTTCATCCTTGTTCCAGCTGCAGACGTTCCCATCGTGGGCGAACAGGACAGGGACCTGCCTGTAA
- the SLC13A2 gene encoding solute carrier family 13 member 2 isoform X1 yields the protein MAFSWQAVLACRKYLIVVLVPLVFLPLPLVLPTKEALCGYVIIVMALFWCTEALPLAVTALLPVLLFPLMNIMDSTTVCQEYLKDTNMLFLGGLVMAIAIETWNLHKRVALRVLLITGVRPALLLMGFMVVTAFLSMWISNTATTAMMVPIAQAVMEQLHKSETESGTPGQVSEHTNKAFELQEKSPDSSKEPEEKGEWVGGVEEDRKRNEEVEQKHLKLSKGMSLCICYSSSIGGIATLTGTTPNLVLQGQINDIYKDNGGIINFASWFSFAFPTMVLLLLLAWTWLQILYLGFNFKKNFGCGASPAAKAKEQQAYEIIKEESKKLGKMNFAEIEVSILFILLVVLWFTREPGFIPGWATVLFNKDNKSYVTDATVALFIAMLLFILPSGFSNQDRDQEQTGEAKFRAPPPLLDWKVVQEKMPWNIVFLLGGGFALAKGSEESGLSAWLGTKLTPLQSIPHPAIAFLLCLLIATFTECTSNVATTTLFLPILASMAEAICLNPLYVMLPCTLSASLAFMLPVATPPNAIVFSYGQLRVIDMAKAGFVLNILGVLTITLAINTWTSSLFQLQTFPSWANRTGTCL from the exons ATGGCTTTCTcctggcaggcagtgctggcctgCAGGAAATACCTCATCGTCGTCCTGGTACCCCTCGTGtttctccctctgcctctggTTCTGCCCACCAAG GAGGCACTGTGTGGCTATGTGATCATAGTGATGGCACTTTTCTGGTGCACAGAAGCCCTGCCTCTGGCTgtcacagctctcctgcccgTCCTGCTCTTCCCACTAATGAATATCATGGATTCAACGACA GTCTGTCAGGAGTACTTGAAGGACACCAACATGCTCTTTTTGGGGGGCCTGGTGATGGCCATTGCCATCGAGACCTGGAACCTGCACAAGCGAGTGGCTCTGAGGGTCCTGCTGATCACTGGTGTCAGGCCAGCCCT ACTCCTGATGGGTTTCATGGTGGTGACAGCTTTCCTGTCCATGTGGATCAGCAACACAGCCACCACTGCCATGATGGTCCCCATAGCACAGGCGGTGATGGAGCAGCTGCACAAGTCAGAAACTGAGTCTGGCACCCCTGGCCAAGTGTCTGAACACACCAACAAAGCCTttgagctgcaggaaaagtcACCTGACAGCTCCAAAGAACCAGAGGAAAAAGGTGAATGGGTTGGAGGTG TTGAGGAAGacaggaagagaaatgaagagGTTGAGCAGAAACACTTGAAGCTGTCCAAGGGAATGTCCCTCTGCATTTGTTACTCATCCAGCATTGGAGGGATCGCCACTCTGACTGGGACAACTCCAAATCTGGTGCTGCAAGGACAAATTAATGA CATCTATAAAGACAATGGTGGCATCATCAACTTTGCCTCCTGGTTCTCCTTCGCCTTCCCCACCAtggtgttgctgctgcttttggcGTGGACGTGGCTGCAGATCCTCTACTTGGGCTTCAA ttttaaGAAGAATTTTGGTTGTGGTGCCAGTCCTGCTGCCAAGGCTAAGGAGCAACAGGCCTATGAAATCATCAAGGAAGAGAGCAAGAAACTGGGCAAAATGAACTTTGCAGAAATAGAAGTTTCAATCCTCTTCATTCTCCTGGTGGTGTTGTGGTTTACAAGAGAACCTGGGTTCATCCCAGGCTGGGCAACAGTTCTCTTCAACAAAGACAATAAAAG CTATGTCACCGATGCTACCGTCGCCCTCTTCATTGCAATGTTGCTCTTCATCCTCCCTTCTGGCTTTTCCAACCAGGACAGAGACCAAGAGCAAACAGGTGA GGCAAAGTTCCGGGCACCTCCACCCCTCCTGGACTGGAAAGTCGTCCAGGAGAAGATGCCGTGGAACATCGTGTTCCTGCTGGGAGGTGGCTTTGCCTTGGCCAAAGGCAGTGAG GAATCTGGTCTGTCTGCGTGGCTGGGCACCAAACTGACCCCTCTGCAGAGCATCCCTCACCCAGCCATTGCCTTCCTGCTGTGCCTCCTCATCGCCACCTTCACCGAGTGCACCAGCAACGTGGCCACCACCACCCTCTTCCTCCCCATTCTGGCTTCAATG GCTGAAGCAATTTGCCTCAACCCTCTCTATGTCATGCTGCCCTGCACACTCTCTGCATCGCTGGCCTTCATGCTCCCCGTGGCAACTCCTCCCAATGCCATTGTCTTCTCCTATGGACAGCTCAGGGTTATTGATatg GCCAAAGCTGGGTTTGTACTCAACATTCTGGGAGTGCTGACCATAACTCTGGCCATCAACACCTGGACTTCATCCTTGTTCCAGCTGCAGACGTTCCCATCGTGGGCGAACAGGACAGGGACCTGCCTGTAA
- the SLC13A2 gene encoding solute carrier family 13 member 2 isoform X3, translated as MALFWCTEALPLAVTALLPVLLFPLMNIMDSTTVCQEYLKDTNMLFLGGLVMAIAIETWNLHKRVALRVLLITGVRPALNTATTAMMVPIAQAVMEQLHKSETESGTPGQVKKVNGLEVVFSSGKRNEEVEQKHLKLSKGMSLCICYSSSIGGIATLTGTTPNLVLQGQINDIYKDNGGIINFASWFSFAFPTMVLLLLLAWTWLQILYLGFNFKKNFGCGASPAAKAKEQQAYEIIKEESKKLGKMNFAEIEVSILFILLVVLWFTREPGFIPGWATVLFNKDNKSYVTDATVALFIAMLLFILPSGFSNQDRDQEQTGESLKHHKSPFRAPPPLLDWKVVQEKMPWNIVFLLGGGFALAKGSEESGLSAWLGTKLTPLQSIPHPAIAFLLCLLIATFTECTSNVATTTLFLPILASMAEAICLNPLYVMLPCTLSASLAFMLPVATPPNAIVFSYGQLRVIDMAKAGFVLNILGVLTITLAINTWTSSLFQLQTFPSWANRTGTCL; from the exons ATGGCACTTTTCTGGTGCACAGAAGCCCTGCCTCTGGCTgtcacagctctcctgcccgTCCTGCTCTTCCCACTAATGAATATCATGGATTCAACGACA GTCTGTCAGGAGTACTTGAAGGACACCAACATGCTCTTTTTGGGGGGCCTGGTGATGGCCATTGCCATCGAGACCTGGAACCTGCACAAGCGAGTGGCTCTGAGGGTCCTGCTGATCACTGGTGTCAGGCCAGCCCT CAACACAGCCACCACTGCCATGATGGTCCCCATAGCACAGGCGGTGATGGAGCAGCTGCACAAGTCAGAAACTGAGTCTGGCACCCCTGGCCAAGT GAAAAAGGTGAATGGGTTGGAGGTGGTTTTCTCTTCAGG gaagagaaatgaagagGTTGAGCAGAAACACTTGAAGCTGTCCAAGGGAATGTCCCTCTGCATTTGTTACTCATCCAGCATTGGAGGGATCGCCACTCTGACTGGGACAACTCCAAATCTGGTGCTGCAAGGACAAATTAATGA CATCTATAAAGACAATGGTGGCATCATCAACTTTGCCTCCTGGTTCTCCTTCGCCTTCCCCACCAtggtgttgctgctgcttttggcGTGGACGTGGCTGCAGATCCTCTACTTGGGCTTCAA ttttaaGAAGAATTTTGGTTGTGGTGCCAGTCCTGCTGCCAAGGCTAAGGAGCAACAGGCCTATGAAATCATCAAGGAAGAGAGCAAGAAACTGGGCAAAATGAACTTTGCAGAAATAGAAGTTTCAATCCTCTTCATTCTCCTGGTGGTGTTGTGGTTTACAAGAGAACCTGGGTTCATCCCAGGCTGGGCAACAGTTCTCTTCAACAAAGACAATAAAAG CTATGTCACCGATGCTACCGTCGCCCTCTTCATTGCAATGTTGCTCTTCATCCTCCCTTCTGGCTTTTCCAACCAGGACAGAGACCAAGAGCAAACAGGTGAGTCACTGAAGCACCACAAATCGCCT TTCCGGGCACCTCCACCCCTCCTGGACTGGAAAGTCGTCCAGGAGAAGATGCCGTGGAACATCGTGTTCCTGCTGGGAGGTGGCTTTGCCTTGGCCAAAGGCAGTGAG GAATCTGGTCTGTCTGCGTGGCTGGGCACCAAACTGACCCCTCTGCAGAGCATCCCTCACCCAGCCATTGCCTTCCTGCTGTGCCTCCTCATCGCCACCTTCACCGAGTGCACCAGCAACGTGGCCACCACCACCCTCTTCCTCCCCATTCTGGCTTCAATG GCTGAAGCAATTTGCCTCAACCCTCTCTATGTCATGCTGCCCTGCACACTCTCTGCATCGCTGGCCTTCATGCTCCCCGTGGCAACTCCTCCCAATGCCATTGTCTTCTCCTATGGACAGCTCAGGGTTATTGATatg GCCAAAGCTGGGTTTGTACTCAACATTCTGGGAGTGCTGACCATAACTCTGGCCATCAACACCTGGACTTCATCCTTGTTCCAGCTGCAGACGTTCCCATCGTGGGCGAACAGGACAGGGACCTGCCTGTAA